One window of Canis lupus baileyi chromosome 21, mCanLup2.hap1, whole genome shotgun sequence genomic DNA carries:
- the LOC140613380 gene encoding olfactory receptor 4C11, whose protein sequence is MQQNNSVTEFILLGLTQDPIRQKMIFVIFSIFYVGTVVGNLLIIVTIKSSRTLGSPMYFFLFYLSLADSCFSTSTAPRLIVDSLSAKKIITYNECMTQVFALHLFGCMEIFVLILMAVDRYVAICMPLRYPTIMRRQVCTILIVLAWIGSFIHSIAQIILALRLPFCGPNLIDHYCCDLQPLLKLACMDTYKINLLLVSNSGAICSSSFVILMISYIVILHSLRNHSAEGKKKALSTCTSHIIVVILFFGPCIFIYTRPPTTFPMDKMVAVFYTIGTPFLNPLIYTLRNAEVKNAMKKLWHIKITSESKK, encoded by the coding sequence ATGCAGCAAAATAACAGCGTAACAGAGTTCATACTATTAGGACTAACCCAAGACCCTATCAGACAGAAAATGATATTTGTAATCTTCTCCATTTTTTATGTGGGAACTGTGGTTGGGAATTTGCTTATTATTGTGACCATCAAGTCGAGCCGGACACTTGGGAGCCCCATgtactttttcctattttatttgtcCCTTGCTGATTCCTGCTTTTCAACTTCCACAGCCCCCAGACTAATTGTGGATTCACTCTctgcaaaaaaaatcataacttaCAATGAGTGCATGACTCAAGTCTTTGCACTACATTTATTTGGCTGCATGGAGATCTTTGTCCTCATCCTCATGGCCGTTgatcgctatgtggccatctgtatgcctttaCGTTACCCAACCATCATGAGACGGCAGGTCTGCACCATCCTAATTGTTCTGGCATGGATTGGATCTTTTATCCATTCTATAGCCCAGATTATCCTGGCTTTGAGATTGCCCTTCTGTGGACCGAATTTGATTGATCATTACTGCTGTGATTTGCAGCCCTTGCTGAAACTTGCTTGCATGGACACTTATAAGATCAACCTATTGTTGGTGTCTAATAGTGGGGCCATTTGCTCAAGCAGTTTTGTGATTCTGATGATCTCCTATATTGTCATCTTGCATTCCCTGCGAAACCACAGTgcggaagggaagaaaaaagctCTCTCTACTTGTACTTCTCACATCATTGTAGTAATCTTATTCTTTGGTCCATGTATATTCATTTATACACGCCCCCCAACTACTTTCCCCATGGACAAGATGGTGGCCGTATTTTATACTATTGGGACACCTTTTCTCAATCCACTTATCTACACACTGAGGAATGCAGAAGtgaaaaatgccatgaaaaaGCTATGGCATATCAAAATTACCtcagaaagcaaaaaatga